Genomic DNA from Halobacteriovorax sp. DA5:
GACTTTTATCGAAATGTTCGTTTCGATTCTTTAAATACAGAATTAATGAGTCGAGATTATGATAAATTAGGAAATGTTGTGAAAATTATTTATAACCTAGTTAATGTTAATTTATATTTTCGAAGTGCTAAAATATCTGTGTCTAAGATTTTTCCTAAAGACGTAATAGAGAAGGCCAGCTATAAAGAGATTTTAGATATGGTATCTGAAATTTCGAGTGTTAGCGGAGAAACTTTATATGAATATCTAGGAGATCTTTTTAACGTATTTAATATGAATTCAAACTCTACACATTACTCATGTTTTAAAAAATATATTTTTAATTCTGATATTTCTTCTGTAGAGGATCTATTAAGTTACTTTTTAGATGAGCTTTATCCAAGTTCAACGGAAAATGATGTAGAAGATAAAATGAGTAGAATAATAGAATTATTAAATATTGATTTAAAAGAATATTGTAATTGGTTTGATTTTATTACTGAGAATTCAAATGATAATATTCTCTTTCATACGTATCATGGGACGAAGGGGAGAGAATTTGATAATGTCATTTTAGTTATGCAAAATGATTTTGGTGTTAGACAAAGAAATGTTTTCTCTAATTATTTCCATAGTGTAATAAATGAAAAACACCTTGTTGATGAAAATGACTTAAAAAGAAATAATTCAATAAAGAATTTGTTTTATGTAGCATGTTCTCGTTCAATACTTAATTTAAGGGTTTTATATCTTGATGACATAGAGCCTTTTCGTGAGGGAATTGAGTCACTGTTTAGTACAATCTCTTATTTCGACGTAGAGTGATTTGTGGAGCCGAGAGTTTTTCTATTTGGGAATTAGTTAATAGCGTAAGTTTTATAAAATGAAGGAGTGTATATGGTGTATTGTGGTCATGAAACTATGATAGGTAGAAAAATTGTTGCTAGAGTTGAGCACGCGGGTAGTATTACTAAAGGAAGGACATATACGGTAATTGATGAACTCTGGAGAGGTGATAGTGACCTAGAAAGAGTTACAGTTAAGTCTGATGATAACCTCAATTATGACCTTTATGAAGGAGAGTTTTCATAAATATTTTATGTCATTTAGGGAAACTGTATAGAGGTGTTTTCGTTTACGCACAGTCAGCGAAAAGGCACCTAGCCACTTTTTAACTGATAAATAGAACAAGAGTATCCTGTTTTCAAGTCGCCGGAGTTGCGCTATTAATTAGAGTCTGGCCAGGAATGAAAACCCCTAACGTTCAATTTTATATATGTAAAGAAAGCGATTGCTGCTTTGCGTGATTTGGTTGCTTGTTGACTACAAAAAAGCGAATGGATTTTTTAGAAATTGCTCTTTTTTATCTATATGTGATAGAGGTCTGTATGGCAAAAAAAAGAAAGAAGCAAGCTAATAAAAGAAGATCCTCGAAAAAACTAGTTCCAAAGAAATTCTCTTTCTTTGTAAAAAATGTTGTTTCAATATCCATCTTTCTTTTAGGAGTTGCTGTAACTGCAGTGATTAATAAGTCTGTAGACAACTCATTTGTATCGAAAGAAGATGAAGAGATTAGAGATGAATTCTCTGCTATATTAGCTTCGGTCAGAGGTGAGCATGAAGAAAAGAAGAGTATGCTTATTATGCAGCAAATGCTGGATTTAAATAAGAAAGTCTCACGTTTGAATAGCTTAGTTAAGGATTTCGATCGTGGTCGTGAAGAAGCTGCAATTAAAATGAGCTTAATTCTAAGAGGTATCTTATTTGGTGATGGGATTAGAAGACCTCTAATTGAAGTTCTGAACATGAAAAATAAGATTCGTTATGTCGACTCATCTACAGACCCAGAGACACTCTCAGACAGAACGATATGGCGTTCTCCGTTTTTAGGGATAATGTATTTAGATATGAAGGGTGGTAGTACTGGATATATGAAGTATGTCGCAAAAATTGAGAAAGGTTTTATAAAAAGGAGAACAAACTTTCAAATATGGTCTCAAAAAACGATTTTAGATAATTATAAAGGTATATCTGCGAATAGGAAGGGGATTGTTTTAGCAGTAGCTTTGCTCGAAGGCTCTTTACCTAGTAAAACTTTTTTCCCGAAAAAGTATAAAGAGTTAGCATACTCTAATTTTACGGGATGGAGCATGGTAAATGCTGTTACGAAGTACCGAAAGGATATGACTGATAATAGAGCAGACTTTGTTGCTATTAGAGCTATTGCTGAAGAATTTATCTTGTCTTTTTACGAATATACTCAAAAGGTAGGGCCAGAATGAAACAGACCTTTTTACATCTTACTCAAGATTTAAATTTGAAAAAAGGTGATGTTATCGATACTACAGTATGGATGAGTTCAAATTATTATAATGGGAAATGGAATTTAGCGACAAAGCCGATACATATAGCTAGCTTTGGGGAAACTATTGTGAATGTATTTAAACGAATAATTTCAAACTCTCAATTTGAAAAACTAAAGCCATTCTTTGACTTGATTATAAGTCAAATTGCAGATGGTAAATCTAAAACATTACTTCTTAAAGAGTATTTATTTGAAAATACTAGAACGGAATCTTATTCAAACTTACCTAGTCGTTTAAAGTGTATTTTTATGTATGAGAACAATGTTGATGCTTTGGCAATTCATAGAACCTGGGGCTTCAAAGGTAATTTTAACTTGTTAAAACTAGAACTTGAAAATGGAGTTATCCACAAGGCGGATCCAAAAATACTCGATTGTGATTTAGCAACACCTGATGAATGGTTGAGGAAGCATTCTGTGGATTACTGGGATGGGAAAAGTTTGTCTGAGAACCCTGTATTCGAGATTTTGGGAGAAGGGAAGTTTAAAATTGTAGCAGCAGAAGAGGTTGTGATTTGAGGTTTTTAAGAGCTCTTCAACCTTGTTTTAACTTTCTTTAATATTATCTCCTCTCATGATTTGGCAACTAGATACTATATTTATACTTAAAGGTAAATAAGTTTCTTGTCTAGAAACTAGGTTAATCTATTGGAGTCGTAATGAATAATTGTATATTTTGTAAAATTCTAAAAGGTGAGGCTGATGCCAGCTTTGTTTACAAGAGTGACAAGGTCACGGCATTTATGGACCTCAATCCAATTAATAAAGGTCATGTACTGGTTATCCCTAATGAGCACCACGAGAGATTTTCTTACGTAAATAGTGATATGGTCGGAGAGATGTTTAAAGTAGCTCAAAATATACTCAAGGCCATAGAGAAGTCTGACATACCTTGCGAGGGAGCGAACCTTTTTCTTTCTGACGGAGAAATTGCTGGCCAAGAAGTTCCACACTCTCATCTTCACATAGCACCAAGGTTCAGAGGCGACGGACATCGAATGGGCTTTTCAAGCACTGATCCTGATGAGTCATCAAGAGACAAGTTAAATGAAACGGCTAAGTTAATAACAGATAAACTTTAAAACAGTTCTCGAGTAATTCTCATTTTAAGTTCTAGGTGCTTTCCCTTAGAGGCCAATGAAGGATTGGGCAAGAGTGGTTATAGTCGAATTTGGGTAATGCTTTGATTTCAGAAACTTAGACAGTGCGAATCTATGATAAAATATCTTTATGAAAGACG
This window encodes:
- a CDS encoding DUF2441 domain-containing protein, with protein sequence MKQTFLHLTQDLNLKKGDVIDTTVWMSSNYYNGKWNLATKPIHIASFGETIVNVFKRIISNSQFEKLKPFFDLIISQIADGKSKTLLLKEYLFENTRTESYSNLPSRLKCIFMYENNVDALAIHRTWGFKGNFNLLKLELENGVIHKADPKILDCDLATPDEWLRKHSVDYWDGKSLSENPVFEILGEGKFKIVAAEEVVI
- a CDS encoding HIT family protein, translated to MNNCIFCKILKGEADASFVYKSDKVTAFMDLNPINKGHVLVIPNEHHERFSYVNSDMVGEMFKVAQNILKAIEKSDIPCEGANLFLSDGEIAGQEVPHSHLHIAPRFRGDGHRMGFSSTDPDESSRDKLNETAKLITDKL